The DNA sequence TACAATTCGTATTATATGGAtcatgtcttggtctgattattgcttTTTCATAAACCAGTGAGAGGcttttcaactacctagagtctctttttggatgtagaagaagttgacattcatatgtatttatatgtaattccaATAAATTGACTCTTTTAAAAACGATATATTTTCCCCTATATCCCCGATATTTCTAATATCTCTATTTTTCAaagttcttatatatatatatatatatatatgtatatgtagatACAATCCTGCTCATATtcaaaaaaaactaaacttgCTCATGCACTCATTACAGCAAAGTAAAATTACTTTTTTATTCACACGGTTAAATTGTCGTTGCACGTTCGTAAAATTTGCATTGAAATTCATCAACCCTTGCCGAGATTATTGAACCACCATTGAAGATTTTGACTAATAATTTTGTTACACAAACCATGTAAGAAAGGAAGAAATATACGGATATACCCAATAACAGAATATCATCGATCCGTGTCTGGCAAGTAAATTTACTGCTTGCTTGTCGCTTAACTTAGTTCAACTTCATAGACCTGGTTTACCAGGAGGCGTGGACAGTATTGTCCACCATATAGCTAAGTTCGATCGAAAAAGAGTCCTAGATTTTTTAGTTAGATTACCAGACACTTAATGTAGACGGAAGAGGAGTATGTAATTAGCAACAGGCTCTGATGTCCAATGTTGATCATTTAGTGACGGAAGAGGGACAGAGGGTCACTGTACCTTGATCTGGATTCTGGCACTTGAACCTTTATAGTTTAAGGAGCTAGCACATATCTGATTTATGCATGCATATGTGTGTTACCAAGTAAACGTATAATTAAGCAACCTCTGACCTTTTCATCTTCTTTAATGAATTATTAGCTATGATTTCAGTTGGCTAAAGTCTAAAGATGCTTTTACCAAGTAAACTGCAGAATTATGGTGAAATACTTGCAGCTGATCATTCAAGATAACCTACCCTGTGGTCCGTTGGGTAACTGCGTTTTGGCTCGAGAGGGTGATACTTATGCTCCGGGTGTGGGAGATTTGATGAACAGCTCAAGAAGCAAACCTGCCCGAAAACTATCTATGAACAATTCATAGCACAGTTGAATTATATCCGATTCAACAAGTGTAACTGCTGGAAGATCAATTCATGTACTAGCTCTATCtactttcttttcatttgtttaaGTATTAAAAGTTGACAACCAATTTATGTATTGCAGCAACATTTGAATCAGCAATGACGCTGTAGAATCCCTAGTTCCAGAAAAAGCAGATAAATATAATAGAATATCAGCTACCCTAAACTTTTCTAACAATTATTTACGGCTATATTATGCACGTGATTATATAAGCTTAGTTCATAATCTGGACAAATAGTGAATCGTTTTATATATCATAGTGAACAAAACGTGCTTAATTCATAGAGTTCAATTTCCATTTCGTTATATATCAATGTCATTCCCTATCATGtccatgttattttatttttattttttaaaacacCATCATGTCCAAGTTACTTAGGTGTCTTGGTTGGAATTTAAGCATATATATCAATGTTCATTAACTGTATTATTAAAGTAAAACCAAATGAACCacgtttttcttttctgttttttttttttccaattgttATCTAAAGTTGCAAGAGTAGCATCAAGATTGGGGAACATTCTAAAGTCAATACAGTGAAACCGTCATGGATGATGAAAAAAATTGCAAACTTGTGCGTAATGGATGAGTTGGTATCGATGGTTATATGTATGAGAATTTATAGATATGACACTTTTGGTAACTTTCTAGTTTCTACGGAACTTTAGcatatcaagaaagaaaaaataaaatagctaTCATGCATTATCAACCACGTGCACAAATTTCtgtctttaaaaattttaaaactcTCGTTTGGCAGTAAATACAAGTGAGGGAAAGGAAACGGGTGAAAATCAAAGGTCTTTTTCTTTATAACTCCTCGACAAAGATGAAAGATCTAAATCGATGAAAATTCCATAATTAATGGAGCAGAAGCAAGATCCCATAACTGCTCGTATCTCCAACACAGAGAGATCCAAATCATTCATATACTAAAGTCGGGTTTTTTCTaaataattttcaattctttgagCCATGCCGTATGTAGGGGACATGGATCAGGCTTTCCTTCTGCAATTGCCCTTTCAGAAAGGGAATAGAACCAACCATTTCTCCATTTAAACTGCAAGCCATTAGACAATCTCCACAGTAAGCAAAACTTAAATAAACTCACTGAGATAGACATAGATTTATGCCTTTCAAAACTAATATTTATGACTTGAGCGCATCTCTGACCTCTTTGACTGCAGTAGGAAAGTGGGCAACAGCTCGTGAGTATGCACATAATCTATCCTCCATGGCTCCTTCAAATACCAATCCCTTCTCAGCTGCTGCTGCAGTGGCAAGCTCTGCAATGAGGCTGGAAACCTGAAAGCATAATATCCGTCAAGCTTTATACTCCTGGAACTTCATATGGACTCAATTCTGTGCTAAACTAAAAGTGGCTCCATGTCACCGTACCTCATTATGTACCGATTCTTAATGAAATGAAATACATATCAAGTCTTAACGCAGTGTTTAAAAATTCAGTCATATTAAAAGTAACCTAGTTATTCTTGTTCGCCATGATATTAACCGATAACAATTTATCATTGAAAGAGACAATTACTAGCCAGCCTAAATCATATAGAAGTCATTTAGCTGGATGtaacccaagaaaaaaaaaacccaaaccctGATAGAATATAATTTTGATCACCTAACCAAACCCACAAAAGCTGGCTCAACTCTTAAAGAAATAGAACTACGACACAAATCCAAACTTATTCGAAGGTAACACTACTAGACCCAGCTAATGACCACCAGCATCCTATAACAAAACCATATTACTGGAACTAAACCTCTAAGGCatgttaaaattaaaaaaaaaaaaaaatcatgataaTGATGAGAACAATAAATGCAAATATACTAGTATTTCATTTTATATTGTTCAAATCACATTTTAATGCAACAAAACCTCTAATTCTTGTGAGTTGTTAACAGGAAAGTCACGCATATTGATAAAGTAACAATCACAGCAAAGGAAGCAACCTTTCAATTGTACTTGTTGAAAATCAACAATCTGATATCCCTGTAATCAAGGAAGTAAAACTCAAGGAATTGTAACCTATTTTGTAAATCTGATTAAGAAGACTTCTGCTCTACCCAAGTATATGCTAAAATGAAATTACATTCCTTTGGTACTTGAGGAAAGCATTGAAGCAGGTGATTGTCACATTTTCAGGCCATCTAAATGATCATTTGATTCAGTTGTAGACTAGGAACATAGACATAAAACCATGCATGCTTACAAAAGGACAGTGTTATGAAAAGCAAACATTACCAAAAAAAAGGCGCTCAATCACTAAGTGTTACCCTATTTGATTTCAGTCATGCCATAAAAAAGATCAATCTCTCTTCACAATTCAGAAATATGTAGCTCTGTTCTGTTCACTAATATCTTTGTAATTTCATAAACTTACTATTGACAGTCAATTCAGGATAGACAAAAGAGATGGACAACAGGAAATATCCATTCTCTTCAAATGGCATTTCCCAGTTGATAAATGCTTACATATTGCATAAAGAAGTCAAAGTTATTTGTTAGTCATGGAGCCAATTTTCACCATCATCTTGCTGAAGGAAGAAGGTTGATTTTATTCTCTTTTTTCCATCTCAAAGGAAAGTGATAGAGTAAAGAATGCCTACCTCAGAGCGGTAGTCTTTCTCTACACCACCTACAGTTGTTCCTGGATGACGAGCTCCAACAAGCATAAATGCTGAAATCCATATCAACTTTTCCAACATCTGCTTCTGAAATGCTTCCTTGTCAAGAACCTGCTTCAAATTTTGGTTCATTAATACAATGCTTCAGAATTATTAATTTTGACCCCATACCAAAGGTTAAAAGCTAGAACTTGGCAAACCCATTACTGTGACTTCCTCATTACCAAGAAATGACTAAACAACCCCACTTCCCACAAAACAACAATGGGTGaagcaaaaaggaaaagagGTTATAtataagctttttttttttctttgttaaccTTGCAAGTGAGGCCTCCAGCATGTAATCTGTCAGCTACTGCAGATGCCCACTTCCCATATGATGCTGTCAGTCCTTCAGGATTGGTATCAGTTATTCCATCAACTGGAGGTTCTCCCAGCTTGGAGACAGCAAAATATGCTAACACTTGGTTCGCATCACCAAGACCTTTACTTTCAAGCCATGGTTCCAGCATTCCGTTCTGGAAAAAAACCAAATCTGCCAAATTGTCAAGTCCATTGTGTCACATGCAAACCCATAAGGAAAAACCCAAAAGAAATTTTGCAAATGAAGAAGATGATTCACAAGATATgtagttcttctttttctggttAAGCAATAAAACTTCACAATGACAAAGACCAAGTTACAACAGCTAAACATGTGTTTTATAATTTAACAGAATATGTTGTGAAAATAAGCAAATTTGGTGTCAACCAGCAATAAAATAACAACTAAGCAAATGGTAGGAAAGTGTTGTcatgaactccaaaattttaatcaaaataaaaacagtATCGAGTAAAGGCAACAAATAATGATAAACGAATGGACCAATCTAAAAGAAACATAAAAGAAGTCGGAGGACAAATCCTCAGCGACACTGCATTCTATGTCAATAACAAGAACATAGAAGCCAGGTTCAAAATTTAGTCTCAGAATTTGAACCCACATGATTGCGGTAATACTATAATAGTCACGTTCACAAAATTATGGCAAGAACAAACACTTTGAGCAAGGTAAGCCACAAAACCTTCTGTGTATCTGATAAGGACGACCAAAGAAACAATCCAGAATTCTAGGGAAACAAAACTGGTGTTTACTAAGCTGACCGCAGAGGTAAAGCACACACAAGAAAAATCTAGACTTCCTTTACCATCATACTTGGTGTTTTAACTTTTGAGCTTCTATCAATCAAGCCAATCCTAAGCAAACAATGTCTGTCAGCAAAAAAGCTATAATCTGCTGTATCGACTGAGAGTACTTGAGACCTTCACCACAGACAGGTCCTAAAGCCAAAAGGATTTCATGTTTAGCAAAGAATCAGGTAAAAACTGGGATAGAAGTAAACCAAACGATTAAGTGTTCATTAACAAACACAGGTTATTAATAATCAATCAGAAATTCAATTACAAACACCTGAATTTCAATCAAACAGCTAACCAATCAATCCAGTCTATAGAGATAGTCTTACCGTTCCATCTGGGCCTTGGAGTGGACTCAAGAACAGCCTCGAGATCATCATTTCTAGTACAAACCATTATTGGGCCTTCAAAGTCAAGAGGCACAGGCTCTCCTCTTTTGACCAGCAAGTCATCACCATTGCCCATGTCATTTAAGGCCTTCCCAACCCTTCCGGCGCCGACTATGACTGCAGGCACCACCTTGGTTTTGGTGGATATGGAAGCCATGGCAGTGGCTGTGGAGGCTTTGGCTCTAATTCTTAGAGCGAGTCTCGAACTGGGTTTTGTCGTGAGGTGGAAGAGAGTGGAACTAGAGAGTGTGAGTGTCATGTTGGCCATTGGTGGGAGTGTCGGAGAGGATAGATGTCATGGTGACACTCCTTGGGCTTTCAATGAGGTTTTGTTTCACGTCGCCCACAAACAAGAGGAGAGGTGAGAGAGATGGGCCACTCGTTTTGCCAGAAACGATAGCGTCTGCGAAGATAAATCAGGTTCTACATGCCTCGTGGCAAATTTTATTGCAGATGTATTGGTAAATACTAAATACTGGTCACTCTTTTAGAGATAATTAAAACATGTCTCTCCTCTATCTGCTATTTAAGCGTTTAATTTTGACTTGTCTGTCATGGAATGTCTTAGAGggacatttaatttttttttcttcttttttcaaaaacacaaagaaagaagaatattaCTTCGCTAACCAGGTCTAGTTAGCCTAAGTTGATTATAGCTAGTAAGGATTTTTTTAATGTTGTTTACACACCTAACAGAGAAGAAGAGTTCCATTTTAACCTGCAGGTCCTGCACCTCATCAACTcgcatttttttaaattttactctagtataaattttaatatatctTTTTCTGATTGATTACAATTCCAAGCTCATGTAGGTTTGAGTGCACCTGACCACTAGTAATCCTAATTCCTAAACACCATGACCTCATTTCACATTCTATTCTGAAAGACTgaaactctcttctctctcaccGCTCCCAAAACGCTTTTCTCTCAACCTTCTTCTTTGATCAAACCCTGCTCCACACTCTCGACCTCTCAATCCTTTTTCTCCGATCAAACCCTGCTCCCCTCTTAATATCaggttgaaaataaataaaccgGACCCAACCCGAAACCGCACTAAAAAAATGGTGCAACCTAATTAAACAGTCCAACCCATTTAAAATGCGGCTGTGGTTTGAATATGGTCTAACCGAAAGAAGCTGATTGGTTGCGGTTTGGGCCTAATACTGCACCATGCCTAGGCCTAGAATTGGCTGAGATGATTATGTTGCATATGATTAGAGCTACGGAGGAGGTCACTATAATGGTGAAGAAAAAGCTCCAACAGCCCATGGCTCTCTCTCAGTCAACGAGCTATGCTTGAAACTGTGGACTGCGTGTGGACTCTGAGGGCTGCTATGGAGAGCAATTTCACGGTAAAAGAAGCAGTTTTTAAGCTCCTttattcttgttcttctttcttctattcGCCTCAGTTGCGATTTTAAAAGTGAAAAGTTTGTGCCCAGGTTTTGATTTAATTCTTCACTCTTTTCTTTACTGTGTCGAGCAAACAAACCGACGGTATCATTTGGGCAAAGACAGCTGAGAATTGGCTCTGAGGAAGACACGCGAGGAACCAAAAATGAGGCTAAACGTAGACGTACAAAACAGCCAAATctcataaaaatttcaatttctcaTTTCACCATCTATATAATCTCCGTCTCAATTAAAGGGTACACTATAATATTACAAAATTATGAACAACACGTTCGATCTCGAAGAATCCTACCACCTTTAGCAATCCAGACGCCACGGTAGAATGGTACACCACACCAGGCCGGTCCCGAGGCACAAGGTAGTACACCACCATCCAAACTCGAGAAGATTCAACTCGACCAACGACAATTAGACACAAAGATACTGGAAGGTTGGTACCACTCTGCCTTTAACACTACCGCGGAGGACAAAGACACACATCGCCCAAAATGATGGTAACGTGCGTCACCGCCTCCGTTGTAACCACCAAACACCGTCGCGCCATCGCCGTGGTACTGGGGAACCATGCTCACAATTGGGCCCTTTTTAGCTCCACCTTTTGTAGTACAGCTCAAGAACTTCAGCCCACAAGCGCCATGAGACCAACCCTAGTGGGATACTGAAGATGAGGGTGCCTGAGATTTCGTCATCAGAC is a window from the Rosa chinensis cultivar Old Blush chromosome 2, RchiOBHm-V2, whole genome shotgun sequence genome containing:
- the LOC112186213 gene encoding uncharacterized protein LOC112186213 isoform X2; the protein is MMISRLFLSPLQGPDGTNGMLEPWLESKGLGDANQVLAYFAVSKLGEPPVDGITDTNPEGLTASYGKWASAVADRLHAGGLTCKVLDKEAFQKQMLEKLIWISAFMLVGARHPGTTVGGVEKDYRSEVSSLIAELATAAAAEKGLVFEGAMEDRLCAYSRAVAHFPTAVKEFKWRNGWFYSLSERAIAEGKPDPCPLHTAWLKELKII
- the LOC112186213 gene encoding uncharacterized protein LOC112186213 isoform X1, which translates into the protein MANMTLTLSSSTLFHLTTKPSSRLALRIRAKASTATAMASISTKTKVVPAVIVGAGRVGKALNDMGNGDDLLVKRGEPVPLDFEGPIMVCTRNDDLEAVLESTPRPRWNDLVFFQNGMLEPWLESKGLGDANQVLAYFAVSKLGEPPVDGITDTNPEGLTASYGKWASAVADRLHAGGLTCKVLDKEAFQKQMLEKLIWISAFMLVGARHPGTTVGGVEKDYRSEVSSLIAELATAAAAEKGLVFEGAMEDRLCAYSRAVAHFPTAVKEFKWRNGWFYSLSERAIAEGKPDPCPLHTAWLKELKII